The Capsicum annuum cultivar UCD-10X-F1 chromosome 3, UCD10Xv1.1, whole genome shotgun sequence genomic sequence accataatttggccctGCTGCTCCATAATTCCTCCTTAATGGTGGCTTTTGTGATGATGGAAATGTGTAAAAATTAGCTGGTGCTGATGCTGATGATGGATTCTTGATTTGCTTTAACTGCAGAGTATTTTGTTTCTTGGAATTTGGCACTGAACCAGTTGAGTTACTACGTGACAATAAAGGCAATGACCAAAATGAGCTGCTCTTCTTAGTGTTAACACAATGAACACTACTACTTCGACCCCAAAAAGAATGAttcttttgttgttttgatttgatttcttgctttgggttttgatcaTTTTGTTCATTTGGCAAAAGGGGTGGAAGTGAATTGGCTAAAGTTTGAGTGTTTTTTGATATTTGGACATGTTTTGTACATGTAACAAACTtttcttgaagttgaattggACGGATTAGGCCATCAGAAAAGAGTTCATCTGCTGAACAAGTTTCTGTATCAGTAGTATTACTGATACAGAAATCGAATTCAGAACTAGAAGAACCAGGTTCTTGGACTTGTGGGTAGTCATGTATGTTTGTATTAGTAGTAGTAGAAAGATTATGggaaaaagagattcttggacttgtGGCTAAGCTTGGAGCCTCAGAGATCATATCAATAGCCATTTTGGTTCAATTATTGAAAGGGAAGAAGGAGGGGAAATGGGAAAAAAGATTTATGGTATGGGATATGGTTGTGGAAAAAGGACAAAGATTCAAATGTGATGTGGGAACACTGACATATTTCTGAGGGAAAAAGGAAATATTCAGAGGATTGGTTTGCAGAGTCAAAAggagagatagagtaagagggGATAAATAGGTGGTttgaattttagagttgtagttgACAAGGCTGAGGGGCTTGTGTACAAAAGAAATACTACTACTGCTCTCTAGTGAATGAGTCAGGATTTTCATTGTGAAGGTTCAGAAGTAAAAATACGAACTAGTGATGGGGTTACACATCTATTATTTATACATGAGAAAACATTTTtaaccatataaaaataatagtacaaTTTTTCGTTGAAAGAAATTCTGATTAACCCCTAGATGAAAGGTGACTCCGCTCGTGCTACTATCTACTTAAAGAGAGAATGGTCATAGATTGTGTTACGGAGAGATACTCTCACTGTTTCAATTAATGTGGCATGGTTGAAACTTTGAGATTCAAACTCTTAAATTTCGATCGTGAATTTGGACATAAGAATTTAATATACttgaaaatttcataaaaatattatataaattacgATAGTtgagaatttaaaatatttaaaagcatATTAAGAAAATTGACCCATAAAAATTTCAGTTTTACAACATAATTGGGAGCAAGGGATTAGTTCAAAGGAAATAGTACTATGTACTTAAAGAGAGTTCACATGTTCAATTTCAAGATGTATACTCCGACATGtaccttcttctttttctttatagaTTGTTCATATTTAGTGACACTTTATTACtttaagttaaattcaaatgagGTGTTTATTAAAGATCTtgaggaaaagagaaaaatggaTTGTATTGAACTTTGCAAATGGTCTGAATTTGCCTTGTCGTTAGTCCAAAAAGTACAAAATCAAGCCACTTTCGTAAGCGCGATTAGAAACTAAAAACGACATACTTCTTTAAGAGAAGATAAATTTGTTCCATTTCACGTAACTGTGGACCAATTTTGACTATTTTCAATAATTTACTTAAGAAGTGTATTTGAATTAAACGGACATCTTTTTTATCAGatcaagaaaattgagaaaattatCAAGAATTCAATATTTTCCGATTTGCTTATTGAATATATTTTGTGTAATCCCTACAAAATGAGTATGCAGGCTTAGACTTGGACAATGTTAAAGGTGCAAAAGTTACCTTCCTACTACGGCAACTAACTACTTTTATGAAGCATTGAATTAGTCTTTATGTCATGATGTTAATTATTAGCCACTATTACTCATGAAAAGACCACAATTCTTTAGCagaaaaatgatatttaattGGTTGGCAAGACTATATAACACATGACAATGTCCAAATGTCAAATCATAGTGGTGGATTAACTTATCACAGGGTGACAAGTCTAgggtaatagtaataataaatagaagCCATGAATGATTTACCAACACTTTGAAGCAACATACATCATTTATACTACTAGCATTAGCATACATGTTATATTATTTCTCTTGCTTTTTgtccagtggcggagccacattaTGATTAGGAGGTTCGGCGAAAAACTatactactatttttatatagtgaaaattattttttgtatatatataattgatgttgaaccCCTTTTGACTAATTCGTGTGCCTacatttttcgattttgaacccccttagtgaaaattctgatTCCGCCACTATTTTTGTCCCTACACGTTTGAGTCATGGGCCGAAATACAATTGAGTAATTTGACCACATGCCAAATATTGAGGTTGTTGCAACTCAATTACGTTGGCTTCTATCTTGAAGCACAAGCTAGTATTTCTTTTATTCTAAGATTAAAGGGTGCGATTGGACAACGAAGGTTTCTCTACTCTTAATCAAAATTTAGTGGCTTCGACTTAAATCAGTTATTTTTAATAAGAAGTTACATAATGTTTATGTCTGAGTAATTTATTCAAAAGATCAAACATAAAGAATTGTgattcaaaatcaataaaattaaattctGGATCCATATCGAATTTCAATTATGAGAACGATATCCTCCTATATAGTAAAAACTAGGACCTCCTATACAATTTTTTTACGTCGTGAAATTGAATTAATCAATTCAGTAAATGTCTCGATACCaaatagttaaattaaattaataagcTACTATTTCTTATTCTTAAGCATGAATTTCTTTCGGGGTCTTTTTCCAGTTCTTTCTTGTTCTTCATTTCATCATCCAAACCCCACCCACTCACCTATTTTCCTTGGTCTTAGTCACATTTTAGAAGAGCGAGGTTGTGGGTTaacacttttttcttttcaactgATGTCCCGTGTCCGTATTGCAGTTCTGATTAATTTGGATCGCGCATTGTAGTGCCTGTTTGGGGGTGACACTCCCAACAAAATTTTTTCCATACTCGGAATTTGAATTCGAAAACTCTGATTTAAGGTTGAGTAGTCCGATCATTACACCACAGCCCATGTTGGTGGGTTAACCCCTTTCTTCTCTTGACCTTTTAGTGGCTGCTAACTCAACCACcaacttaattattattttctttcctttcccctttttttttctattcttaaaATTACTTATTGAGGCAGGTCCTATGTTTTGACcacaaataacaacaataacaacaacaaacccagtatattcctataaagtggggtttggagagggtagagtgtacgcagttcataccactacctctaaagaggtagagagactgtttccgatagacctccggctcaagatTAAAGACagtatacaaaagcatcaaaagcaaggaacatgataaaataacataagtGCGATATCCACAGAAGATTGTACATTGTCAAACAAAGAACACCAAAATCCACCTAATTACTGgctacgactcatccacacccttagccctctattcTAATGTTTTTTCTCCGTAcctcctatccagggtcatgtccttggtCAGCTGTAACTATCCATGTCACGCTTAATCATTTCTTTCCAgcatttcttcggtctacccttaccccgcttgaaaccttccAAGGTCAACCTCTCACATTTTGAccacaaataaaaaatgaaaaatgaaaaaaaattaaatttagatgaaaaaaaaggggaagaaaaagaagattcaTGATGGCTTGTACAATTAAATTTAAGTATGTTTAATTATTGAAACATGATCAAGTAACACATGAGAATTGTTGATTACAGACTTCTTCTCTGGATAATCCAAAATCCATCATTGATTTGTAATGGTTAATAACATTATAACTAGGTCACCACGAATAATAATCTCCACTAAACCTTTACCAACTTTTTGTTAATAGTTAATTAAGATaaattggaattaaaataagAACATTTGCCTGTAGATAAACATTTTCTTTATACTTATTTCTACAAGGACATCAAACCTAACTTCAACGCTATCTATGATGACCTGTGTCATgcctctataaaaaaaattatgacaatCATTATCACGAAAGGTGAATTTATTGGGTCGTGCTTAATTCGAGTCAATTAACACTTAACTAAAATTACTTGTCCTCAACCTAATGAGTTATGACCCGATgatctattaaaaatattatcGTACGTGTGTCAGTAGACTGGTTCACTCGTTGTACTATATGGTATTAAATGTCACTGTTTGTTAGTGACTCCCCAAAATAAGAACTGAAATATACTCCAccttattatttattactatttgaCTTTTGTTACTATATCCCTTGGATATATTCCAAATTTCCAATATTTAGTATAGAAACTATTGTGGATTGATATGACTAataaataatcattaatattatattaattggGATTAGTTGAAAGATTGTGTAGAAAGTTTCACATATATTTGGTGTGATTCTGATATTGGAGACATGCTTTGCATTTTCTTCTCAACAATGACATGAAAACAACAGATTGAGCAAAGAACACACGTTGTTTGCTTTGAAAGTTCTTCTACAAACGTTGCAACAGTTTGCAACTAATTGTTCTATGTGACACTTGTAAATtggcttgttttttttttttttttttggttgctaAAGCTAGTTTAATTTTGAGTTCTGTCGTCAACATTGTAGATGTATATCTGCTTTGAAAGGTTCTAAAATTGAATTGGCATTACTAACATGGAGGTATGAGGTGTGGTTAACTTTTGAGAGCGTACACAATAAGTCTCactcaatttaaatttaataaccTGCAAACCACTTCAGAGAGAAACCACACTAGGCAACCCGTGCGACATACTCGACCGAGGTATCACATCCCTTCTTACCACGGGATCTATTATCAATGGATAAGAGAAAGTGTTATGAAGTCAAATTTGGAGGAAGATATCTAAAATTATAGGAAGTATCTCATAAAAGAATATCTTTCCCTTTCGTTATTTGTCAAGAGTAATTGAATGAAGTGATGTCGACctcaaataaataatatattaaaaagctTTCCTAATCTatccaaaaaggaaaaagaaaaaataaatctagTTGAAAAAAGCCAATCATGGTAATGATTAATGAACATCTAAGATTAAAAACGAAGATGTCTGAATGATCATAAATCCAGATCCATAGAATTGATGGACCAACCATGGCGTGAGTAGAAGGTGTAACATGGGATCAATGACAGCTCTTGTTCACCCACACAGGTACTGTCAATTTATCCATCTATTCGACAGACGAACCATATTTGAAACTTGACATGCATGTGAGCAGGTTGTCCACATTCTGCAACTTAGGCCCAAGAATACACCTAAGTTGTGGATTCACAAGCCATAGAATCCTAAGCAGGTTGGCCATAACTCATGGCATTCACAAGTACTCACTTGTTGCTGTCAAAGAAGAAGACGAAACAAATAAGTACGTCAAATCAAGGTGCTATTTTTAGTCCCCCGACAGAGCTAATCAATGAGTGAACAACTCAGTGAAAATTGGAGTCCCTGATGGAGAGACGGGTCACAGAGGGACTTGTACGCTTCTAGCGAATCTCACATCAGAATGAGAGGAAAATTAATAGGTTTATAACGCACAACATAAGTTCACATGATACACTCACTTTTTGGACTCTATTATGACTTCGCCTGAAGGACAAATCTAAGGTTTGTTGAACCAAAGTGGACAATAAGAGTCATGAGCTTGAATCATGTGTTCAGTCTGCCTTGCTTTACCCCACCGAACCAATCCACCCCAAAAGTTAATTACCTCGATCACAAGAAAACAAACAGTAGGCCATTCAATTTAGCCAAAGACGATAAACAAATTGGAACTCAGCCCCATCTctctacccccccccccccccccccccccccccccacacacacacacaaacaagAAGTAGATAAGATTCAAGGGAACAAACGAAGGAACAGCTGAGCAAAAAAGAGATTGTACATAATATAAACAAGTACTGCCGATTCTAACAAATGGAGAAAAAGATTATAATGCAGATCTCCTGAACAGACACTTCTTCCCTACATTAATCAGGGGACCTGAACAAGGAAATAGGAAGTATCATGGACAAGATCACTGGAATTTGAGCAACATAAAGCTGCAGATGGCTCACAGCAAAATAGATTTACAACCAAATAATGCTCTCCAGAATATAAAGGAAAACATCCAATTGGTGAAAATCCCTAGGATCATAACTAAATTGCTTCCAGTTGTTAAATCATTTAATACTAAAGTCGGTCTTTGATAAAGAATTCGAATATAAATCACTTCTTTTCTTTCAACCTCTATTTATATTTTAACCAAAAACAGAACTTtgtttgagtttctagtcattcTAAATGTGGCAGagattaataaaagaaaaaaactattcTGCACCAATAAAACTATTCACAAAGTACATATGACAACTGATGCACAGTTACAACAGCTATGACGTCAATAGTTTGACCATTTATCAAGTTTACACACGATGATGCCTGAGAAAGAATTTCTATTTACACAGGTTGTTCTAAATGATGCAGTTCTATTATATCTGCAAGAATGCCAGGCATGAACCCTTTTACAACTTTTACCAGCATGCAAGCTGCAGCTTCAAGGGTAATAGTTACCCGGTAACAATGATCAAATTGAGTATTCACGCATTATGTATTGACATCTCATAAAGCAACATTGCAAAGGCACGACAAACAAGCATCATGGATAAAAGATGTATTTGCAAATCATTAATCAATGATCAGAATCATCGCAGATCAATGACATCAAACTTCAAGTTAGGATCCATATAGACATCTGTACAATGCTTGTAAATTGGGCTGCCATCAGAAGGGGGGTCATGCGGATGAAAACCACGCCTTGGACATTGTCGTATAACTGCCATACCACCCGGATTTGTCAATCGGAATATTCCATGTTTTCTACACACATTAGAATACCACAGATTAATTAGATGAACATCATTAACTAGGGATAAAAGGGAAGGTTTCATTTCACACTTgtaggaggggggggggggggggttactATCCCCCAACCAATAATCCCACCCACACCAAGACTATTTTCTCCAGTCATGGAAAGTCGCTAAATTGCTGCATAGCTAGGGCGAATAACTAATCCCACCAAGCAAGATATATAAACCCTATCAAATGATTGTTTGATGCACAATCCAAGTACCAAACATCACCAAAAGATAACAGCATTACACTAAGAGCATAATCTACTTCATCAGAGATTGAGACTACTATACCTTGAACTGTCTCTTGGGGCCATTACAATTGCAATAGCTTCAGGCAACATGATCTGTACTTAATCATTAGTAATAAAGGTAATAAGTGAATCCAGGATCAgtgacaaaatcatatcaataacaAGAAAAGGGTGAACAATAGATTAAACATAAATTCAAGTGAAATAGGCCATGTAAACTTTAGCCTCAGTCTTCTTAAACAAAATAGAGACATATACGTGTTTGGGGAAGTAGAGAGTTAAGAGTACAGAAACCTGATATGAATACTGTGTGTGAACATCAATGGATGACATGAAACATGATTGCGTTGGATGCGTCTGAAAAAGAATGCAAAGTGAACAGACATTACTTGACTTTAATTGTATCATGGAATGAAAACTTTTCAAGGTTCTTTTGAGataaaataccatattaaagttacTGGAACAGATGTTGCAAAATAATTTGTAGAAGGTACCATGGACAACATTTCAAAATAAGTTTCCTATTATGACTCAATAAATTACAATGAGCTTCTAGGAGTTCTACCAGCTACTTTATAGTTCTTCCACATATTTTCTCACAAAAGCATAGCACTCCACCAGATTATAGAAATTGAACTGCGACTTGGTACAATAGTTTATACTTAACATGACATCATAATTCAGGAGCTATTTATCAAGGACTAGGATCCATGCAAAGAAACTTACATGAATCCACCCAAGAGGAAACAATGCTTGCTTATCTTGAACTTCAAATATTTCCTCCTCATTTGTAGTTTGACACTGCATACAAAAAATTCGATCAGGATACTATCCAGGAAACACATCCAAAGAACAATACaaggattcttttttttttttttaaaataatataaaggaATCTTACTTACCGAATCTGATGTTGACTCTTGCTTGGGAATGATCAGAGCTGTGACATAAAATCTTCGATTTTTCTGAAACAAACAATAGTGTGGATGATGATACAGCTACAAAGAAATTGTAACTGAAAACATAATGATAAGAGTTAATGGCACATACTAGTGATCCAGCAAGAACACCACAGGTTTCAAGATTTTTGTTAGTATTGGACTTGGCTAATTTCATGAAAGTATCCATCACAGATGCTGACTACAAAATGAGAATAGGTGAAAGTATTTTATAATGTAAGACAAGAGAGGGCAATAAGGAAATGGACAACCAAAAAACTGAAAAGGAAAATGTACAAAAATCTCACAATGTGCAATTGCAGGGGATCTTCAGAATAGATTAGACCATCAGGTGATGATTTAACCAACCCACATTCCAGCTCATCAGCTGGACATGCTGCGGTTGGCATCAAATCTTGTACCTCTGCAAGAACGGGAGGAGGAGAAGGTTGTCTAATGATTTCTGATTGTAAAGGACTTTCTTCCGCATCAAAGGAAATCAGTGACGCAGGTTCCTCAAGACGCAGCACTGGCTTGGCACTGTCGACTGGTGGTGTTGATTCCAGACATGGTTTTACACATTCTGAACTGATATCATCCTTCTTATCAGAAGTGTCATTTTCCAGAGGCTGCAGGAGGCTGTTTTCCCATCAAGAATTAAGAAATATACTCAAAAACTCGAATGCAAGCACACTGAAAGAATAGATCTATACAGTAAATAAAATTCTCAGTTGGTAGCTCAGCACTGCATTATAAGCACTGACAATACTATTACTAAATGTGTTGCAACAGCTAAATTTTTACACAAATGATAAAAcctgttgaaaattaattaactaaGAACCTCACCTGGGCATCAGAACAGGGGTGAAGTCAACATTACTAGGATAAGACACCTGCATTCAAGAGCAGAAGTTTTAATTTGTTAGACTTTAGTCCTTACAATTAATTGAACGGGGCTAAGCCCCTATATTCCTGAAAAAGTTAGTTTGCTGAGACTCCCAATCAGTACATATCCCATCTCAAGAGGGCTTCACTTACGTCAAACTGTAACTATGCTCATAGCCTTCTTTTTCTCCagataatgaaaaaagaaaatagataaagtaAAATGGAGGGCGAAAAGTGTGATGATAGCACAGTAGCCTCTGGAAAACTGTTTAGCACAACAAGCATGTGGCTCAGTGCACAACCCTCCCCATCCGGATACCACACAGGGGAAGGGGCCACCATGAAAATCTCCCCCGTAGCCTGATTCCCACTTTAGCAATTTTGCATCCTACTGAAGAGAATGCAACCTCTATTATCACATTATCTCTTCTTTTTGTGGTAACCCCTCTAACAGCACATCCTTTGAGGATAGGTTCACTGAGAGAGTTAAAGCATTTGACAATGTCAATTCCAAGAGCAGAAAATTCACCAATTTTGAATCATCAATCTGGTAAATTGCTTCTATCTAGTATTCACTCAATTAATAAGAACCTCCATCAAGTAATACTTCCAGTATAGGGCGCCATGTTTCCGGATAAATTAGATAAATGACAAAAGAGAAGTGGATAATGGACAAGGAAGATGAACTAATCTCAGAAAAGAGAAGAGTTGAAAAAGTGGGGAGTTATATGGGGCAGATGGAAGGAATGGATGAAGGTGGTGGTGGTTGGTTTTTCTCGGAATTTTCTTTTCTGCCGAAACATCACATGTCTCTCAAGTGTTGCTGACATTGTGACAGCGTTTGATTACAGAGATGCATGAGAATGGATTCAACAGAAAAGACATTCAAGACTAGAACACTTACATCTTGATTAAGAGTCAGGATTTCATTGACTTCTCACTTACAAGGATTAAATTTGTATTTTACCATGCCAAAGTTATAATAATACATCCTTCATTCTCCTCTGTCACTAGCTTGAGGACTACAATCATATTTTACTAAGccaaaaatacaaacaaaaaaaatccttCATACCCCTCTGTCACTAGCTGGAATTTGCAACTGTCCTCGAAGTCCATTTGGACCCAGGATGGAATGTCTGTTCAGCGTTTCATCCTTTGGACGCGGAATACTAagtgacctagaaaagcaacaaAAAAGATATAAAGAGAAGTATTGAATAAATGGTTGACATCCAACAAACATAAGCTAAGTTTCACCTAGACTAATGTTTTTCCTTGTTCATCACTATTTTCAATCCACATATTGTGCAAGCCTAAGAAGAGATTTTAATTTCCAACTGCTATACTACTCCCTCTCTCCAAATTTATGTGACCACTTTTCCCTTTTTAGTctatcccaaaaagaatgtcacctaTCTGAAATTGGAAACAACTTAAATCTAAAATTCCTCTTTTACCCTTGATGAAATTATTTACTGCCACAAATATCTAAGAATTATTTTAgaccacaaatttcaaaagtcttccttactttcttaaacttcgtaTGAAGCCAAAtggtgccacataaattgggacggaaAGAGTAGATGATTTCAGCGTGTGACGTGTGTTTGCTATGTTTTGCAGACAAGTTAAAGCTAAGCAATTACTTTTGGAAATCTTCCAATCTAGCATGCCAATGCAACATGTATCA encodes the following:
- the LOC107865882 gene encoding uncharacterized protein LOC107865882; the protein is MAIDMISEAPSLATSPRISFSHNLSTTTNTNIHDYPQVQEPGSSSSEFDFCISNTTDTETCSADELFSDGLIRPIQLQEKFVTCTKHVQISKNTQTLANSLPPLLPNEQNDQNPKQEIKSKQQKNHSFWGRSSSVHCVNTKKSSSFWSLPLLSRSNSTGSVPNSKKQNTLQLKQIKNPSSASAPANFYTFPSSQKPPLRRNYGAAGPNYGNGIRISPVLNVPSQNLFGLGSLFRNGKHKKTKK
- the LOC107862185 gene encoding AMSH-like ubiquitin thioesterase 1 — encoded protein: MMTRSSSGQINIAASTKKLDVDNRISLKIYYRIADNILKQADIFRLEGDVIDLYVMLLRFSSLVSETIPCHRDYRASLQSNKIYLKKKLLNAVAELEELKPIVQQKLEQLNRKSTYHVNKGNNHHQNNLLGFSGEYSPANKQSFKAWGTNKIAATVREFGSQVPTTAQFLLVKPVDEHIRHLSLSIPRPKDETLNRHSILGPNGLRGQLQIPASDRGVSYPSNVDFTPVLMPSLLQPLENDTSDKKDDISSECVKPCLESTPPVDSAKPVLRLEEPASLISFDAEESPLQSEIIRQPSPPPVLAEVQDLMPTAACPADELECGLVKSSPDGLIYSEDPLQLHISASVMDTFMKLAKSNTNKNLETCGVLAGSLKNRRFYVTALIIPKQESTSDSCQTTNEEEIFEVQDKQALFPLGWIHTHPTQSCFMSSIDVHTQYSYQIMLPEAIAIVMAPRDSSRKHGIFRLTNPGGMAVIRQCPRRGFHPHDPPSDGSPIYKHCTDVYMDPNLKFDVIDLR